TCTGAAGCAGAAACGCAGCCAACTCCAGAAGTAGCAGCATCTTATGAGGTAAGCAATGTTATTCCATTCCCCCGCCCTGAAGAACCCCCCGTTGGGCAACCACTCAACGAAGATGAATTTGATTCTTTACTCAATGCCAAACTTAACCAAAAGGTAGGAAATCAAAATGTCTAGAGATAGAGACGATCGCAGAGAATTTAACCCTTTGGCAGTGAACGACCCCGATAGTTTAGCCGCAGCAATTCAACAATCATCTGGTACAAACAGTCCGAGAAATGGGAAGATGGTTCCCCCAGGTCCTGCTGGTGCAATGCAACCATATAACGTTTACGTTATGCCGCACGAACAGGCGATGGCACCCGATAAGCCAAAGGTTCCTCAGTTATTTATCCCAATTGTAAGCTGGTGGAAAGTACACCGCTTGCATATCGACCATGAGTGGGTATTTTTCTGGAGATTTGTATCGGTAATCGAAGCATTAGTGCAGCGCCCAGTCAAATCTTTCAAAAACTTAGGTGTAATGACTGGGGTAGTGGCAGGCGGAGCAATTTTTCTGATTGGTTTGTTCGTAGTCAGTGCATGGTTTTTTGGCTCGAAAAACTCAGGCGGCACCTTGAGGAACACTGACGTAGAGCCACAGGAGAATTTTGATTACGACTACAACTTGCCTCAGTATTAGTGTTAAGTCATGAGTGATGGCTGTGGAATTCAAATTGATTGTCGAGTTAGACACAAATAAACATCAAAAAGGAACGCAGCCATGCGATCGAGAACATCCAGACTTAACATCGGTTAGTGATGTAAATAGCCAACCGTTAGGGCATCCGCCTCGAAGAGCTGCAGCGCAACAAACCCATATTCCACAAGCTCTGTCAGATAAATGGGATTGGATATGCGTAGCACTGACAATTTTGTGCTTGTGGCAGATTGCTTCCCCGTCACCCCCTACGGCTCCTAAATCTGGAACGTTCACTTCTTCCTCATCCGCACTCAAAACTGTGCCTAATAAATATACTGGTAAACCGATATTCCCGCTTGGTGGAAAAACCCTTGCTACCACTAGAATCACCGATTTACCGGGTAGTCCTAGACCTAACAACAGGATTCATGCAGGCATCGATTTAGCAGCTTACCAAGATGATGTAGTTGCGGTTCTACCAGGAACAATTGTCGAACTCAAACCAGATTCTGGAGTAGGTGGCATTATCGGCATTGAAAGTAATTGGAAGGGCAAAAAAGTCAAGCTTAGGTACGTTCATCTGGAAAGAGAACCACTGCGATCGTTTTCTCTAGGTCAGAAGATACAAGCCGGACAAAAATTGAGTTACATCAAAAGCAATTTTCCGGGTAGTAGCGGACCACATTTGCATTTAGAAGTTTACATCAATGGCGAATTGCAGTGGCGTCTGCAGGATTTTCTGAAACTAGCCGTTGTTAATCGTTGAATGTTTGAAGGAGAAATTATGAGTAGATTATCTGTTGCTAATCTAAATATGCCCGAAAGCATTGAGGCTTGCGAACATCAATTAAAAATTGTTTGTTATGCTTGGGCGTGCGCGAGCGCTAGTTTTGATATTCACTATGCTGATTTGCTTGCGGAGCTTAAAATGCTTCTGTGGAACGAATACAAAAATCTAGGGGGCACGGCAGTTCAAATTGGTGACATTGCTGAATGGGGAAGAGCCAGGGTTTTTGGGCAGCTTAAAAGTATTGAAGCCTCTGTTGAGAGAGCAGAAAGGAGAAAAGAAGAGAAAATTGTATGCGAAGAATACGATTTTTTGATAAAGCTTGAAGCTATTTCTGAAGTTCTCAAACAAGAAAACAAAAAAGATTTATCACAGACTGTTGATGATGCTATAGAAGGCATTCGCTTGTTTCAAGAGGTCAGCAAGTCAGCATATGCAAGAATTTTCAAGGCGGATGAATATTTGGAAAGTATTCAGCGCTCTACCAAAAAAGATAAACCGGAAGTAAAAGCTTTAAAAGAGCAGATTTCCAGGGGTCGTCAAATGCTAAAGCCCCAATCATAGGCTTGAAAATTTGAAAGCTTTAGGTAATTAGGAGATATTATGCAACGACAAATCACAATCAGATCAGAAACGAAGGCGATGAAAGATTGGATTGATTGGGTATTGGAATGCGTAACGTATGATGATGGCACTTTTGATGGGGGTTGGCTTGAAAGTTGTCAGAATTTATGGAAACAGTCCAGGGGTGATGTAGCACTGTTCGCGCAGCGCTATGTTAGCAAGGATCTGAAATCAGATGGATATCACGATTTTTCAGAATCTGGGTTTAGCTTCTTAGATACCTTTCTAAAAGAGGGAATGAGGCGAGTTGATTGGGCATATGTTGGGCGTTACTTTGTTGACAAGTTAGGTTTAAAATAGAAGTCTAGATTGTGGGAACAATTTGAGTTGATACGGATGGTACAAAGTATCAACAATTTGTGGGAAATTATGTTTGTCTAATTTGTGGAAAACAAGCTCAACGGCACCCGCCTCTTAGAGAACGTGACGACTTTTTGCAAAAGCTTTGTGATGGTCGTATAGTCCACTGTTGAATACACAGATAATCAAGGAGCAAGTCATGTCCAAGAAATTAGCTAAGAAATTTCCATTATTTTCTGGGAATGCTACCCCATATGTTTTTCTATCTCTGCCCAATCACAACAAAATATTCCAGATTGTGTCAACATCTTTTCGTTCTCAGTTTGAGTTAGAGATTGAGCTAAAAAATGCTGGGTTTATTCCCGAAAAAGACTTTCTTGTTTATCCAGATGGAATTTCATATAAGCCGAAAGTTAAAGATTTTTTAGATAGCAGCCCTGCATTTGCTCGTTTCCTACAAAGCGCAGAAGCTATTAGAAAAATCTACAACCCTCGTAAAGAACAATAATGGAAACCAACTCTCTAGCACCACCGCACAGCAGCGAAAATGCAGCGATCGCCTCCAGTAGTGCGATAGGGCATCCGCCCCAAAAAGCGATCGCACCAGAAACTCTGCAAGCAGCGATCGCGAAGTTATTCAACCAAGGTACTCCATCTGAGCAAATTGCTCAAGGGCTGCTTGCTACTACTCCCGAATATTACCAATTGGGGATGAACACCCTGGCGCTGCTTCAGTTTCAAGCAAACATCCTGCAAGGTGTTGGCGCTAGTTTTGAGCCTTATTACACCCATATATTCGATTTACTGTACCAAGCGCTTCTCTGGAACAATCCAGATAAAATTCTGGAGATTTGCGCGACTAAGTGCAATCGCAGAGACTATGCTTTCTGCGAAGTCGCGGTTGATTATATCGAAAAGAACTACGAGCCTTCCTGGTACGAACAAAAGGCACTCCAAAATAAACTGTATCAAATGTATAGGTCGGGAGCGTCACCGGAAGAGATAAGAGCCGAAGTCAGCGGGAAAAATAAGAAATTTAGACATATTGTCGAAGCTGTTGCAGAAATAGCAGTTCAGTATCCTTGCCATCAGACTAAAAGCACATCTGCTCTTGCACAATTTTCTCCATATTGCCAGTCAGCAAAGGAAATCCCACTCTCATTCGATATCGCACAGACTGATTACTCAGCACCAAAATTAGATTTAGCAGAATCGAGCAACATTACGGGATCTCCTCATATCTCTACTGAACCTATTTCGCAGCCAGTTAAAAAGCCTATTGAGGAGTCTGTAGATTATTGGACTCAAGATGAAAGCGCGAGTGAGGAGATGGAAACCGAATCAGTCGAGCGATCGCCTAGCGACCCGATTTTAGAAGAGTTTTCAGACACAATTCTTACAGACACATTCTCTAACTTACCAAATTACTCAAGAGTAGTTAGTGTTAATCCAAAAGCACCGCTTCTGCTGTCGCAACATGAAGAAAAAAATTTACTTTTCACTGTCGCCTCCCTGGAAATTTCTGCCCTAATTGCTGCGCCCAGCGGTACGGGTAAGTCTACTTTTTCCTGGGCTTATATAGATAAATACTATCAACTGCATCCAGACGCCACTTTTTATATTTGTTGTCAAAAAAATGATTTTTGGTTGGGTTTGAGGAATATTCCCGGTGCTGTAGCTCGACCTGACTACGATGAAGAAACTGGCTTATGGAATTTTGAGCCGATTCTAGAACATATTAGAAGGGTTAACTCTTTTTTAAACCAAAGAAGGTTGCTCCATGAAGAGCAGCGAGAAAGCTTACCTAAAATCGTTTTATTTTTGGATGATTATTATTCAATCTGGAATACTATAAGCGGTAGCAAGAAGTATGCAGCTATTAAAGAGTTTATTACGGAATCTTTAGCCAACATCATTACGCTTGGTAGAGAGCTTGGCATTATTGCTGTCATACTTACGCAAAGTTTTAATTTAGAATCCCTCGGACTGACCGATTCTAATATCAGAGATAACCTAGCCATTTTAATATTTGGGAATGTTGTGAAAACCTTGAAAGGGATGCAGGGAAACTATAATGCCCTTTACAAAATTATCAGAAATCCGTTTGTGGTGGGTAGTGATTCTGCCAGAGCGAGAATGCTGAACTTACTAGACAAATTGGTTCCAGTTTCGATGGAACTGCAAAGACCGATCGCATTTAGCAGCATCGGCGATGGGGAAGTAATGTTTTTGCAAGATTATCGCTGGAGCAAAGATTGTAGATTGTCTGACGAACAATTAGATGCTATAGCACAGCGATTTGGTTGTGCGAGAAATGCTTCTAACAATTAGTAGGGGTGAGGTTGATTCGCTCATACTGCTTCGTTTATTTGTGACGTTTCATGGGAGTTGATTATGAAAAAGTTAGCTTACACTTTTGCCAGTGCTACCTTTAAGCTTTTCTTTGGATTGAACTTTGAAGAGATGGAAGTTCTCCAATCTCATCAAACAAAGTGCCTGCATGAACTTCACCATTTTCAAGCACTCTTAACTCAAGAATTGCTAGATGCTGGTTTCGTCCTAGAGAAAGATTTCGTTTCAAATGAAACAACATTTTGGGCTTCGTCAAGAGCATCTATATTTTTACAATCCAGGAGCCGTTATTTTCGCCAGTTTACCCAAGCACTTGAAGATTTGCAAAAATCTCAGGCTGAAATTAAGAAGCATTCAAGATTTTAAGTAAATAGAATAAGTGGAGTCAAACTATGAAAATCAAGTGGACAAGAGTAGTCTTGGTTATCAG
The Aerosakkonema funiforme FACHB-1375 genome window above contains:
- a CDS encoding M23 family metallopeptidase; this encodes MAVEFKLIVELDTNKHQKGTQPCDREHPDLTSVSDVNSQPLGHPPRRAAAQQTHIPQALSDKWDWICVALTILCLWQIASPSPPTAPKSGTFTSSSSALKTVPNKYTGKPIFPLGGKTLATTRITDLPGSPRPNNRIHAGIDLAAYQDDVVAVLPGTIVELKPDSGVGGIIGIESNWKGKKVKLRYVHLEREPLRSFSLGQKIQAGQKLSYIKSNFPGSSGPHLHLEVYINGELQWRLQDFLKLAVVNR